A region from the Sphaerodactylus townsendi isolate TG3544 linkage group LG01, MPM_Stown_v2.3, whole genome shotgun sequence genome encodes:
- the LOC125439513 gene encoding prisilkin-39-like, translating into MSLYRHQNSWDPCRRGSFSSGSCYGGSGQRSCYYPSYGRSYYPQTYWGGYGRGCYPPINYGGYGYGRGCFPPQYYGGYGYGQRYGWGYGSRRGSICYDPCSYGSGVCYPRSRRYSCSSIDGPC; encoded by the coding sequence ATGAGCCTCTACAGACACCAGAATTCCTGGGACCCATGCCGCCGTGGAAGTTTCTCTTCGGGCAGCTGCTATGGAGGTTCTGGCCAACGCAGCTGCTATTACCCATCTTATGGCCGTAGCTACTACCCCCAGACCTACTGGGGTGGTTACGGCCGTGGCTGCTACCCACCAATTAATTACGGCGGTTATGGGTATGGCCGTGGTTGCTTCCCACCACAATATTATGGGGGCTATGGTTACGGCCAGCGTTACGGATGGGGGTATGGATCCAGGCGTGGCAGCATCTGTTATGACCCTTGCAGCTACGGTTCTGGAGTGTGCTACCCTCGCTCTCGAAGGTACAGCTGCAGCAGCATCGACGGTCCCTGCTAA